The Paenibacillus sp. FSL R7-0345 DNA segment GCTACCGGATGGACAGCCCCTCATCCGTCCGGGTTCTTGAACTGGAGCAGCTGCCGCCGCTGCAGAGCCGGCATACGCTCGTAATCAGCGGGCAGCTTACAGCTGAATGGCTTGCGGTTTTCGCCCGCCAGGCGGAGTTGTCCGAAGCACAGCGGGATACGCTCTCCCGGATGCTGTCATCCTCCAGCCTGCAGCAGGGATATGCGCTGCTCCTGAAGGACGGTGTGCCAGCCGCCTGCGGTCTTGGTGTTATACAGCATGGCTATATCGGGCTGTACGACATCATTACAGCACCTGAATACCGCAGACAAGGAATGGCGGAGGAGCTGATTCTCGGCCTGCTGCACTGGGGACGCACACAGGGTGCGTCGGCATCCTTTTTGCAGGTTGTTCTGGCTAACACCGGCGCATCCGCTCTATATGACAAGCTGGGCTATAAGGAAGCATATAGATACTGGTATAGGATTAGAGACTAGATTCTAACAGCAAAATTCCAACAGCAAAGGAGATAACCATGTCGCAATATTGGGATGGGCGCTTTGCCCGGGAAGGCATGATATGGGGTAGTGAGCCGAGTCCGTCGGCGGAGCAGGCAAGGAAGCTTTTTCTTGCAGAAGGTGTGAAATCGGTGCTGGTGCCCGGCGCAGGCTATGGACGTAACACCAAAGTATTCTCGGCGGGATTCACTGCCTATGGCGTTGAAATGAGCGCGGAGGCACTGGAGCTGGCGGCGGAGTGGGACCCGGAAACTGTTTTTATTGCCGGATCGGCGCTGGAGGTACAATTGAATACACAAGTGGACGCTGTATATTGCTATGATGTGCTTCATTTATTTATGGAGGCACAGCGGCGGCAGCTGGTTGCTGCATGCCTGGATCAGCTGCGGCCCGGCGGGCTGCTGTATTTCACCAGCTTTTCCGATGAGGACCCGAACAACGGCACAGGCAACCAACTTGAACCGGGAACCTATGAATATAAGGAAGGGAAATATGCCCACTTTTTCAGCGAGGCTGATCTAAGAGATCATTTTGCCGGAACGGAGATTCTGGAGACCGGATCATTTACCGAGCGGCTGCATAGCAGCCAGGGCGGGGCTCATGAATACATACTGCGGTACATTATTGCACGTACATTGTCCTAAATACCGAAGACGCCAATAGGCCCTTCTTTTATAGAAAGAAGGGCCTTAAGTATAGTTGTCACTAAGGAGTAAATAAGATCATCCGGGTATTATGTCCGCTATCTCAGCTCACAATCGGCGAACAAAATATGCCGCGGAATACGGAAGAAGCTCTCCGCCTTTTCCTGCAGAGCCAGGGTTGGAAGATGGCAGTGATGCAGCCATTTGCGGAAGGTGCCCGGGTGGACGCCGATCCAGATGCTGACATCCGTTACAGAGAAGTCATACACCATGCACAGCCCAGTAAGAATAACATTATTCTGCGGAGAGTGGGCAAGCGTTCTTTTCATAAAACGGGATGGGGTGGGCTGGCAGACAATCGGACTTTGCCGCAGCAGTGCCTCATTGAACAGAATATGGGACGGATAGCCCAGCAGCCGGCATACCTTGTCCAGATTGTTTCTGGAGGGGATGCGGCCTTCGTACACCCAGGCGCTTACACTGCGCGAGGATACGGAAAGCTCTTCGGCAAGCCTGGAGAGCTTCATGTCCTTGGCCATCAGAATGGCCAGCAGTACCCGGTTACGGATCTGGCTGCGTTTAGGTCTGCGGAACCGTTTTACACGTACGCCCTGTCCAAGATATTTGCGGTTGATCAGAGACCAAGCCTGAATTTTGTGAGGTTCTTGTTGATTCTTAGGCATACTTCCTCCGAATTTTTAACGTTATACTACAATACTTTCCGGTACGCTGCAATGGTTAATGCTGTAATTGCTGACATGGGGGTTAAGTTTCTTTCAGAAGTGTTGCCGTTATGATATATTTTTAGTAATCAAATTTACAATACTCACAGCAGGGAGCGAAATAGATGATCAAGCATATCGTATTTTTCAAATTAAAAGACCGGTCTCCGGAGAGTGTGGCCGTTACAGTAGGCGTACTCCGCAACATGGAAGGGAAGATTCCGCAGCTGCTCTCTATTGAGGTTGGTGCAGATGTGATTCATTCGGAGCGTTCCTTCGATATCGCGCTGGTGACTACCGTTGCTTCACTTGAGGATCTGCAGGCCTATCAGGTTCACCCTGCCCACAAGGAAGTTATTGCCCACATTAACGAGGTTAAAGAGCTTTCTATCGCTGTGGATTACGAAATTTAAGTGTAGCCGGCTGCGTAGGGCCGGGTTTTCATTTTATACCGGAAGCGGTGATGTGAATGCGTGAGCTTGAGTATCCGATGGAAGCGTTGACGTATCTGATCGTTTTTCTGGCTGCCTGTTTCATTATGCTGTTCTGGCTGAAACGCAAGGGCAGACGCGGCAAATAAGTATAGCATGTTATCGTTCTTCCACACCACCAGACTTGGAGGGTTAAGCTGTGTACTATGTTAACCGGAAACAAATTGAGAATATACTGGATCAGATTCCCGCAATCGGGACCGGTCTGCGCAGTGCTGCGGATTCCTGGGACGGTGGCATTATTAACGGACTTGTACAGGAGCGGTGTCTGCATCTGGCGATTGAGGTAGTGACGGATGTCGGCAGCTGCCTGATTGACGGCTTTATTATGCGCGATGCGGGAAGCTATGAGGATATTATTTCGATCATTAACGAGGAAACAGTGCTCGGGGACAGCGGAATGTACGATACCCTGATCGATCTGGTGGCGCTCCGTAAGCCGCTGGTGCAGGATTATTTTGTCTGGGACCGGAGCAGGCTTCACCCGCTGACCCTGCTGCTGCCGGGTATTCTGGACCGTTTTGCCCTGGAAGTGCGCAGATATCTGGATCAGGAGCTTGGGGCGGAAATACAGGTCTAATTCTATAAATGGGGTATACAATACGCGTGCGCCAGCCGCAAGGAAAGGGGGGACTTGAACATGAAAAAAGGGCAGGAGAGCGGTTCGACAAGACGCAATATTATGACGCTGCTCAAAATGAAGGGGCCGCTGACGATCGGCGCGCTGGCTGAGGAACTGGGCATTACCGAAATGGGTGTCCGCCGTCATGTGCTGCAGCTGGAGCAGGAGTCGCTGGCCAAAACGAGAGTGGTCCGCCAGGCGATGGGCAGGCCGATGCATGTGTATTCGCTGACCGAACGGGCGGAGGAGCATTTTCCCAAAACCTATCACAATCTGGCGCTGGAACTCCTGAAGGAGCTGGACCAGACGAGCGGGATTGAAGCGGTTAATGTGCTGTTTGAAGGCCGGCGCAGACGGATGCTTGCCCAGTACACGCCGATGATGGAGCACCGGGACCTGGAGGAACGGGTGGCTGAGCTGTCAGCGATCCAGAATTCCGGCGGGTACATGGCTGAATGGAGCAAGGAGGAGGACGGCAGCTTTGTGATGCGGGAGTACAATTGTCCCATCCGCCAGGTTGCCACGCAATACCGCAAAGCCTGCCAGTGTGAACAGAGCCTGTTCGAGGAGCTGCTCGGGGCAAAGGTGACGCGAAGCGAATGTATGGCCGAAGGCGGGCAATGCTGCCGGTATGCGATTACAGCGAATCCTCCGGCCAAGCGGGACAAAACGTACGAAAAGTCTTCCTGAACCAGTCACAGGACAAACTCTCTATGCTTATGATATAGCAGAACTAGGCGAACGCCCGGGGGTGACGGGCAGAGGCACTTTGAATCCAAAGGAGAGATTGACGATGAAAAAGGATACCAAAAGCTTGCTGTGGGGAATTCTGGCCGGTAGTGTAGTCGGTTCTGTGACTGCCCTGCTGTTTGCCCCTAAACCGGGAAAAGAGCTGCGCCAGGACATTGTGGACGGAACGAACGGTGCAATTGATAAGGTGCAGGAAATCGCGGGTGCAGCAGGCGAAAAAAGCACGGAGCTGTACGGGAAAGCCAAAGACGCAGTGGAGTCCGTGGTCAGCGAAGTGAAGGAATGGAGCAAGCAGTATACCCAGATTGATGCGGAGGAAGAAATTGCCGTAGTCAGCGGAATCGTTACTGAGGAAGCTGCTGTAAGTCTGGACGAAACGGAAACGGCAGAGATCATTGCGGCCGCTGCCGGGGATGCACAGGATGTGGCTGATGCGGAAGACAATGCGGACGCTGTTCTGGAAGATGGAGTTGCTGCAAAAGATGACAAGGACAGCATTCTCTAATATCGGGCGCTGAGCAGCCGGTGTGTCGGATCCAGGGGGAACCGGTTGCTGCGCTTTTGCTGAAAATGTAGACTGCCCAAACCTATAGGCTGAAGCCGGTCTCCGGCCGCTTGCCGCCGCTTCCCGCGTATCGTGCGGGAGGCGGTTTTGTATGTTTCCGGGGGTTATTTTAAATCCATTCTTGAACTGGCGCCGCAAAAAGAGTATTATCTGCAATTGGGGCTCAAACTCAGGTACACTTGTGTCTGACCTTACATAAGCTACTCAAAACAAGTAAAAAGGAAGCGGTGTGTTCGTGCAGCAGGCTATAGCTATACTAGACTCAGGTGTGGGGGGGCTTACAGTTGTCAAAGAAGTCATGAGACAGCTTCCCAGGGAAAAGATCATTTATTTTGGTGATACTGCCCGCGCCCCTTACGGACCCCGTTCGACCGAAGAAGTGAAATTGTTCACTGAACAAATCGTTGACTATTTAATTCAATTTAATCCTAAAATGATAGTAATTGCTTGTAATACGGCAACAGCAGCAGCACTCGATTATATTTCGGCCAAGGTGTCCATTCCCGTTATCGGTGTGATCCACCCCGGAGCCCGCGCGGCTATCAGCGCTACCAAAACCGGCCGGGTCGGTGTGATCGGAACGGTCGGAACCATAAAAAGCGGGGCGTATACCGCTGCGCTAAAGGAGCTGTCCCCGTTTGTAGAAGTGGTCAGCCAGGCTTGTCCGGCGCTGGTGCCCTTTGTGGAGCAGGGCATGTTCCGCTCGGAAGAGAGCCATATCGCAGTGGCTGAATCTCTTAACGGCATGAAATACGAGCCTATCGACACTATGATTCTCGGCTGCACTCATTATCCTTTTTTGGTAGAGCCGATCGGTAAAGTGATGGGGCCGGGAGTGAAGCTGATCAGCTCAGCGGATGAAACGGCGCGGGAGATTAGTACGATTCTCTATGACAAAGGCCAGCTGGCCCGGGGGGATGAAACCCCGATTCACCAGTTTTTCTGCAGCGGAGATGCCGAAATGTTCCAACGGATCGCCCGCGACTGGCTCGGCGAACAGCTCAAGCGGACCCCTGTGGTCTGGCAGGTATCCTCGCTGTAAGCCTAAGAATGACATTCGCCAGCTAAGGCGCTTGGAATGGGGACAAACCCATGCCGTATGGATGCAAATGAACCGGGAGATATTCCCGGTTTTTTTGTGTTTTTAGGGGCAAATGAAGAATAGTGTGGAGAGCGGCAAATGAGCGAAATGGACAAGTGCGCGGAATGAGAGGCAAAAATGTCTTTGATTTCGGGCAAAGTCGGCGAATGGGCGAAATGAGAGGCAAAAATGCCTTTGATTTCAGGCAAAGTCGGCGAAGGGGCGAAATGAGAGGCAGAAATGCCTTTGATTTCGGGCAAAGTCGGCGAATGGGCGAAATGAGAGGCAAAAATGCCTTTGATTTTGAGCGAAGCGGGCAAATATGCGATATGAGAGGCAAAAATGCCTTTGATTTTGGAGCCGCCTTTCGCCAACGTCTCGACGCTAGGTCATTCGGCTCAACCAGCGTTTTTGCCGCCAAACACATTTAAGTTAGTCAACTAACGTAAACAACCGGATACATTTGAGCTACTCAATCAACCTCTTCGTATCCAGACACATACGAGCTACCCAATCAACCTCTTCATATCCAGACACATTTGAGCTACCCAATCAACTTCCTCGTCGCCAAACACATTTATGCTACTCAACTAACATCCTCATATGCATACATATTTAAGTTATCCGAACCAACGCCCTGCCGCAGCCTTATTTAAGTTATTGAACCATCGCCAGTCGTATTGACAAGTTTAGCTACCCGAACCAAGTCCCTCTGCCAGCCTCATACAAGTTGCCCAACTATGATAAGTTACCTAAACAAGTATGTGTTACCAACCAGTATCCCACCGCCAAACACTTGTTAAGCTACTCAACCAACGTCTTTGCACACAAGCGCATTTGATCTCTCCGGACTAACGTACTACCACACAACCCCTTTTGGGTTCCCGAATCAATGCCTTGCTAAACAGACATTCAAGCTAACCTCACTTAAATAAACTGCCCCTAACAAAACGAGCTATCTGCTGTGACTGCCATTTTAACAATCCTTCATCTTTCACCAGGCCCTGCTGTTCACAAAACATCATGCCGATCTATCACAGTCATTTACCACATCCATTTGCAAAACCCCACTACCGTCCATTGCATGTCCTGCTCACTCACCTGTCACATACTCTGCGCTCCCACCTGTCACTTACGACACATCCACTTACAAGTATTCCTGTTTACCCGCTCCCATCCGTTATTACCATCCAATCATTTGTATGCGGTTACATTATTTATCGCTGACAGGCTATTCAGGGAGCTTTTCGTTCATGCCGGGTGCCGGGGGCTGCATACAATAAAAGGAGGCTGTGTCCCTTAGACTTGGCGGGGATGACGGCAACTAGAGAGTCTGAGAGGATGAGGCATATGCAGCAATATATTGCCCGCAAGGGAGATACAGTCGGCCGGATTGCCGCCAGGCATGGACTTACGCCGGAGCATGTCATTCAGGGAAACCCGTGGGCCGGGGGGCAGCCCTACCTGTACCCTGGGCAGGTTCTGTTCCTGCCTTCGGCCCCGCGAAAACGATACTCTGTCCAGGATGGGGACAATGCGGTGTCCATCGCTGCCCTGTTCGGCGTCGGTATAGCAGAGCTGGAGCTGCTGAATCCGGGCGTTACTTCCGGCCGGTGCTGTGTTCCGGGCAAAGTGCTGGTCATCCCCCAGTCTGCACCGGACAGCATAGTTGCAGTTAACTGTGAGTATGGACCCGTTCAGGCCGAGGAGGATATCAGGCTGCTGACGCAAAAATATCCCTTTATCACCGCCAGTAACATTGGAACAAGTGTGTTAGGCAAACCGCTGCACCTCCTGCGGATCGGCAGCGGCTCCCGCCATCTGCATGTGAATGCTGCGCTGCATGCCAATGAATGGCTGACCTCGCCTTGTCTGATGTCATTTATAGAACAATATGCAGAAGCTTATGCAACCGGCAGTGACTGGAACGGGCACGATCCGGCGCAGTGGTACGCAGACTGGACAATTTGGGCTGTACCGATGGCCAATCCTGATGGTGTAGAGCTGGTGCAGGAAGGGACGCTGCCGGGCCATCCCTATTACGCGGAGCTGATGAAATGGAACTGCGGCCGCCGCAGCTTCCGGCACTGGAAAGCCAATATCCGCGGCGTGGATCTCGGCGACCAGTTCCCCGCCCACTGGGAGAAGGAACGCGAACGCCGGCAGATTCCCGGGCCTGCTCCGCGTGACTACAGCGGTCCGGCACCGCTCAGCGAGCCGGAAGCAGCGGCACTCGCCGCACTTGCCGAGCGTTATCCGGGGGAAGCTGCCGTTTCCCTCCACAGCCAGGGGGCTGAAATCTACTGGAACTACCGGGGATATGAACCGCCGGGAAGCAGGGAGCTGGCGGCGCGGCTGGCGGCGGCAAGCGGCTACCGGGCGGTAGAGCTTACCGGAAGTGATGCCGGTTATAAGGACTGGTTCATCCAGCAGTTCCGGAGGCCGGGCTTTACAGTTGAGCTGGGAACAGGCAAAAACCCGCTGCCGCTGGCGGATTACGAAGATGCTGCACTGGAAACCGGGCTTATTTTAGCGGAAATCCTCTCGAATTTGCATAAAAATTGAAACAATAGCTGCAAATTTGCGTAATATAACAGCAAAGGGTACGGCCGCAAATCTAATTTCAATTGCTTCGCGGCCGTGTCCTTTTCTAAAGGGAGGAATGAAATCTATGAAACTAAGAAAACTGCTGTCACTGAAACAGTGGTCTCATATATTTGGAAATACCTGGAGGTACATCAGCTCGCCTGCAGTCACTATGGGGGACAAGCTGCTTTTTACTATTCCTGTGCTGCTGTACTGGGTTTTGCCTGACGTGATGCCTTTTATGCCGGTTGATGACATCGGGGTCACGATGCTGCTGATGGGCTGGTTTGTCTCACGTATGGACCGCAAATATCCTTCCTTAAGGGCCGGAAGATGAAAGTTTAAAGAATTTTGACGGTTTTTCATCCGTATAACCGCTCTCTTTTGTCCGGGAAGGTTGCTTTTACAGACGGCTTTCCTTAAAATGAATTATTGAGGTTTTAAAGTAGATGCAGAGGAGATGGATGAGAGATGAACGTCAAAATTACCCGCAATGCGGCTAAAGTTATAAAAAAAACCATGGAGCTTGAAGGCAACAGCGAGCTTAAGCTGCGCGTAGCGATTACGCATGCCCACGGCGACCACGCCCACTATGGTCTTGATTTGGACACGCCTAAAGAAAATGACATCGTGGTTTCCACCGACAAAGACATCGATGTTATTCTTGACCCGAACCAGCCGCTGCTGGACGGTGTGAAGATCGATTACTTGTATCTCCCGGAAGAAGGCTTTGTCATTACTAATCCGTCCAAAGGCAATCACGGCGACCACTAAACCGCTGCTGTAAATAAGGACAAGAAGAAGGGTTGCTCCATGGCTAACGAGATACAGATTTGTGATCAATGCAATCACACCAGAATGAAGACAATTATGCCCAAGCTGCGCAAGATGGCGCCCGATGCCGAGATCAAAGTCGGCTGCAAGTCCTATTGCGGACCTTGCGGCAAACGGGCCTTTATCTATATTAACGGACGTTATGTAAGTGCTCCTACTGAGGATGAGGTGCTGGCGAAGGCGGAAGCTTTTGTAAAGAAGCCGGCGGCAGTTAAGGAATAAATTCAGATATCGGGCTGCCGGTTGGACCGGCATACCTGAGCAGAAGTCTCCGCTTCCGGGCGGAGGCTTTTTTTGTGGCCTGCAAAATCTCCTGATTTTGGACCAGACTATGACACGTGTTATAATAGACAGGTTGTTGAATGGATTTTTAAAATATAAGGATTTACAGGTTGCACCTCATAAATGATCCTTATATTTCTCGCAGAAACGGAAACCGTCCCTTAAAGGACGGCAAAGCCGTTTCTACTTGCATAGGCGGCAGCCGCCAATAGTTGAGGAGGGAATGAAACGGTATGAAGCATCTTAATGGCAGCACGGTTCTGAATAACGGGGTTCATATGCCCTGGTTTGGTCTGGGCACGTTTAAAGCAGAGGGGGCCGAAGTGGCTAATGCGGTAACAACCGCACTTGAGCTGGGTTACCGGAGCATCGATACTGCGGCAGTATATGGCAATGAGGAAGAAGTCGGCCAGTCCATCGCAGCAAGCGGAGTGGCACGCGACAGCCTTTTCGTTACCACGAAAGTATGGAATTCGGATCAGGGCTATGACCGGACGCTACAAGCTTTTGACACCAGCTGCAAGAAGCTTGGTCTTGATATGATTGACTTGTATCTGATTCATTGGCCGGGCAGGGATAAATATAAAGACACCTGGCGTGCACTGGAGCGCTTATATGAAGAAGGCCGTGTGCGGGCCATCGGCGTCAGCAATTTCCAGATTCATCATCTGGAGGAGCTGCGCAAAGACAGCGGGATCGTGCCTGCCGTTAATCAGGTGGAGCTGCATCCGCGGTTTATCCAGAAGGAGCTGCATGACTATTGTGTCCGGCACCAGATTCAGATTGAGGCCTGGGCGCCGCTGATGAAGGGCAGACTGCAGGATAACGAGCTGCTGCAGGGTATCGCCGGTAAGCACGGCAAGACCGTATCCCAGGTGATTTTGCGCTGGGGTCTGCAGAACCGGATTGTTATTATTCCGAAATCGGTTACCCTGTCCCGGATCAAGGAGAACAGCGAAATCTTTGATTTCGAGCTGACAGCTGAAGAAGTAAGTGCTATTAGCGGACTGGATGCCGGTGAACGGATCGGGACTGATCCCGACAAGCTGATGTTCTAGGCTGGTTAAGCACAAGCACGGCTAAGCCATGAAATATAACGCACATTAAGTAATAAAAAGAGCCTTAGACCCGAACAGCGAAGCTGCGGTGGTCTAAGGCTCTTGAGCGGTCCCTTATTGCTGATTACGCGGCGGGAGCGGGCCCAGGTACTGATAGTACTGGCACTCGATCCGGCCGTTGTAGAGCTTGCGGCGTTTGTCGGCTTTGCGGCCGTAGTACTGCTCGAATTCCTTGTAGGGACTGATCGCGAAGAAGGACCAGGTCGGCAGGTACAGCATCATCTCGCCGAACTGGCGGGTCAGCTTCTCCACTTCCTTGTCATTGCTGATCCGCTCGCCGTAAGGCGGGTTCGTGATGATACAGCCGTATTCGCCTTCAGGACGCGCCTTAGCGGCGGCCATATGCTTGAATGTGATCTCGCCGGCCAGGCCTGCGCTTTTGGCAGCAGCTTCGGCAATCTCGATTGCTGCCGGATCAATGTCGGTACCTGTCAGCTGCAGCGGGTAATCATCACGTACAGCATCAAATGCCTCGTCGCGGGCTTCTTCCCATAG contains these protein-coding regions:
- a CDS encoding GNAT family N-acetyltransferase, giving the protein MYKNIEELTLNTWPAEQSVLLDGWILRSASGYTKRSNSVNPLYGPSETGYSLDVGQKIRLAEQYYEQDGLQTVFKITPYIHPAGLDDLLSEQGYRMDSPSSVRVLELEQLPPLQSRHTLVISGQLTAEWLAVFARQAELSEAQRDTLSRMLSSSSLQQGYALLLKDGVPAACGLGVIQHGYIGLYDIITAPEYRRQGMAEELILGLLHWGRTQGASASFLQVVLANTGASALYDKLGYKEAYRYWYRIRD
- a CDS encoding class I SAM-dependent methyltransferase, with product MSQYWDGRFAREGMIWGSEPSPSAEQARKLFLAEGVKSVLVPGAGYGRNTKVFSAGFTAYGVEMSAEALELAAEWDPETVFIAGSALEVQLNTQVDAVYCYDVLHLFMEAQRRQLVAACLDQLRPGGLLYFTSFSDEDPNNGTGNQLEPGTYEYKEGKYAHFFSEADLRDHFAGTEILETGSFTERLHSSQGGAHEYILRYIIARTLS
- a CDS encoding helix-turn-helix transcriptional regulator — its product is MPKNQQEPHKIQAWSLINRKYLGQGVRVKRFRRPKRSQIRNRVLLAILMAKDMKLSRLAEELSVSSRSVSAWVYEGRIPSRNNLDKVCRLLGYPSHILFNEALLRQSPIVCQPTPSRFMKRTLAHSPQNNVILTGLCMVYDFSVTDVSIWIGVHPGTFRKWLHHCHLPTLALQEKAESFFRIPRHILFADCELR
- a CDS encoding Dabb family protein; its protein translation is MIKHIVFFKLKDRSPESVAVTVGVLRNMEGKIPQLLSIEVGADVIHSERSFDIALVTTVASLEDLQAYQVHPAHKEVIAHINEVKELSIAVDYEI
- a CDS encoding HepT-like ribonuclease domain-containing protein — translated: MYYVNRKQIENILDQIPAIGTGLRSAADSWDGGIINGLVQERCLHLAIEVVTDVGSCLIDGFIMRDAGSYEDIISIINEETVLGDSGMYDTLIDLVALRKPLVQDYFVWDRSRLHPLTLLLPGILDRFALEVRRYLDQELGAEIQV
- a CDS encoding metalloregulator ArsR/SmtB family transcription factor, with product MKKGQESGSTRRNIMTLLKMKGPLTIGALAEELGITEMGVRRHVLQLEQESLAKTRVVRQAMGRPMHVYSLTERAEEHFPKTYHNLALELLKELDQTSGIEAVNVLFEGRRRRMLAQYTPMMEHRDLEERVAELSAIQNSGGYMAEWSKEEDGSFVMREYNCPIRQVATQYRKACQCEQSLFEELLGAKVTRSECMAEGGQCCRYAITANPPAKRDKTYEKSS
- a CDS encoding YtxH domain-containing protein; translation: MKKDTKSLLWGILAGSVVGSVTALLFAPKPGKELRQDIVDGTNGAIDKVQEIAGAAGEKSTELYGKAKDAVESVVSEVKEWSKQYTQIDAEEEIAVVSGIVTEEAAVSLDETETAEIIAAAAGDAQDVADAEDNADAVLEDGVAAKDDKDSIL
- the racE gene encoding glutamate racemase, yielding MQQAIAILDSGVGGLTVVKEVMRQLPREKIIYFGDTARAPYGPRSTEEVKLFTEQIVDYLIQFNPKMIVIACNTATAAALDYISAKVSIPVIGVIHPGARAAISATKTGRVGVIGTVGTIKSGAYTAALKELSPFVEVVSQACPALVPFVEQGMFRSEESHIAVAESLNGMKYEPIDTMILGCTHYPFLVEPIGKVMGPGVKLISSADETAREISTILYDKGQLARGDETPIHQFFCSGDAEMFQRIARDWLGEQLKRTPVVWQVSSL
- a CDS encoding M14 family zinc carboxypeptidase, whose translation is MQQYIARKGDTVGRIAARHGLTPEHVIQGNPWAGGQPYLYPGQVLFLPSAPRKRYSVQDGDNAVSIAALFGVGIAELELLNPGVTSGRCCVPGKVLVIPQSAPDSIVAVNCEYGPVQAEEDIRLLTQKYPFITASNIGTSVLGKPLHLLRIGSGSRHLHVNAALHANEWLTSPCLMSFIEQYAEAYATGSDWNGHDPAQWYADWTIWAVPMANPDGVELVQEGTLPGHPYYAELMKWNCGRRSFRHWKANIRGVDLGDQFPAHWEKERERRQIPGPAPRDYSGPAPLSEPEAAALAALAERYPGEAAVSLHSQGAEIYWNYRGYEPPGSRELAARLAAASGYRAVELTGSDAGYKDWFIQQFRRPGFTVELGTGKNPLPLADYEDAALETGLILAEILSNLHKN
- a CDS encoding heme biosynthesis protein HemY, whose product is MNVKITRNAAKVIKKTMELEGNSELKLRVAITHAHGDHAHYGLDLDTPKENDIVVSTDKDIDVILDPNQPLLDGVKIDYLYLPEEGFVITNPSKGNHGDH
- a CDS encoding DUF1450 domain-containing protein, which codes for MANEIQICDQCNHTRMKTIMPKLRKMAPDAEIKVGCKSYCGPCGKRAFIYINGRYVSAPTEDEVLAKAEAFVKKPAAVKE
- a CDS encoding aldo/keto reductase, producing the protein MKHLNGSTVLNNGVHMPWFGLGTFKAEGAEVANAVTTALELGYRSIDTAAVYGNEEEVGQSIAASGVARDSLFVTTKVWNSDQGYDRTLQAFDTSCKKLGLDMIDLYLIHWPGRDKYKDTWRALERLYEEGRVRAIGVSNFQIHHLEELRKDSGIVPAVNQVELHPRFIQKELHDYCVRHQIQIEAWAPLMKGRLQDNELLQGIAGKHGKTVSQVILRWGLQNRIVIIPKSVTLSRIKENSEIFDFELTAEEVSAISGLDAGERIGTDPDKLMF